Below is a window of Agrobacterium vitis DNA.
GGCACGATCAACCAGAACGGCCGCCAAATCAGCCAGATCGGCCTGTTCACGGCCGATATTTCCAAGGGCTATCTGCGCACCGAAAATAGTGGCGTTATCACCACCGATCGGCCGCAGGCCGTCGTCGATGATGCGACAATCGGTGTCATGCAGGGTTATGTCGAGCAATCCAACGTCAATGGCATCAGCCAGATGACGCAGCTTATCCAGGTCAGCCGCGCTTTCGAAAGCATTTCGGCATCGATGAGCCAGACTGAAAACAGCATGAGCGAAACGATCAAGACGCTGGGTGGCAGCAAATGACCGGTAACTGGATCGTCTTCCCATGACCGTTGAATTCACCCCCCGGATCGACAGGAATACCCAGCTGGACGCCATGGCGGCCATTGCCAAGCGGTATGCTACCTCGGATTATTCCGTCGCCCATGGCGGGCATGTCCGCACCATTGCCGCTGGCCATTACACGGTTACGGGTCTGTCGCGCCATTTGCATCTGGGCGATTTTGTTGCCCATCGCAGTCCAACCGGCATTCATCTGGGCGAAGTGGTGCGGGTCGAGCCTGATCTCGCCTATGTTTGCCCTATCGAGCCGGGCGAGCCGATTGCCATTGGCGACACGGTGATCCGCAAGGGTGCCTTCCGGGTCGCCGCGCAGGATAGCTGGTGTGGCCGCACGCTGAATGCGCTGGGTGATCCGATCGACGGGCTGGGGCCGGTCATGCCGGGTCTGGTGCGCCGCTCTATTGCCAATACCGCACCCTCTTCCATGGGGCGCAAGCGGGTAGAGACCGGTTTTCGCACCGGCGTGAAGGCGGTTGATATTTTCTCGCCGCTCTGCCTTGGTCAGCGCCTCGGGATTTTCGCCGGTTCCGGCGTCGGTAAATCGACGCTGTTGTCCATGCTGGCCAAGGCCGATGCCTTTGACAAAGTGGTGATTGCGCTGGTCGGCGAACGTGGCCGCGAAGTGCGCGAATTCATCGAAGATACGCTGGGCGACAACATGGCCAAGACCGTGGCGATTGTGGCGACCAGTGACGAGAGCCCGATGCTGCGCAAGATGGCGCCTTTGACCGCGATTACCGTTGCCGAGCATTTTCGCGATCAGGGCGACAATGTCCTGTTCATCGCCGACAGCATTACCCGTTTCGCCCATGCGATCCGCGAAGTGGCGACGGCAGCTGGCGAACCGCCGATTGCACGTGGATTTCCGGCCTCGGTGTTTACCGAGCTGCCCAAGCTTCTGGAGCGTGCCGGTCCCGGCGAAGAGGGAACAGGGACGATCACGGCGATCATTTCCATCCTCGTCGATGGTGACAATCACAACGACCCGATTGCCGACTGTACCCGCGGTATTCTCGATGGCCACATCGTGCTGGACCGCAGCCTGGCCGAAGAAGGACGCTATCCGCCGATCAATCCACTGGCCTCGATTTCGCGTTTGGCGCGCAAGGCCTGGACGCCGGACCAGGAAAAGCTCGTGTCGCGCCTGAAGACTTTGATCCACCGTTTCGAGGAAACGCGCGACTTGCGGTTGATTGGCGGTTACCGCGCCGGCAGCGATCCCGATCTCGATATGGCGATCAAGCAGGTTCCGATCCTTTACGAAGTGCTGAAGCAAACCCCCTCCGACAGGGCTGTCGTCGATGCCTATGCCGACCTCGCCCATGCCCTGAAGGCGGCCAATAATTCTGGAAACAGCAATGCAAGATCAAGAGCATGATCCATTAGACAGCGATGCCGACGAGGTGGTTCGGCCTCGCGCACCCCGCCGGTCGGGCGCGTCATCGGTGGATAGGATGTTGGCGGCGGCTGGCGTCGTGCTGGCGTGCAGCGCGGCGATGTTTCCGTGGTATGTGTTTTTCAATCCCGATAAATTCGGAATTCATGTCGAGCCGATGGACCGGACTCGCGATTTGCCGCAGGTCGATGCACGCAATGTATTCAGCGTGTCTCCCATAGCGCTGGTGTCCCGTGAAGACCGCGAACAGAAAGTTCCTGATAATCTCGATCCCCTGACCACGGCGACGGCGTCCGATATCGGGCGGAAAGATCCCGATGGTGAGCCGGTGAAGATCGAACAGCCCTTTCCCGGCGGGGGGTTCCGGCTGCTGCATGTCTCCAACGGTCGTGCCATGATCGAGGATGCCTCCGGCATGTTCATGGTCAAGATTGGCTCCGTCCTGCCCGACAATAGCCGGGTGGCGACACTGGAACAACGCAATGGAAAATGGGTGATTATCACCAGCACCGGCGCGATCTACGAAAACCAGTAGCCCGGCCTTGTGCGTGTGGGCCGGGAGCGGGCACAAGCCTTGGTCGGCCTTCGCTCTCATCCCACATCCAGTGTGTTTTTCAAAGCCGCCTATGGGCGGCTTTTTGCATTGGCGTCCACGGCTTAAATTGTGCTCGTCCGGCGATCAATCCTCGATAAATATACAATTGTTTCAAAAACTTAAATCAGATCTTAGGAAAAGTTAACGATTGTAGGAAAGGCCGGTTTTGCGGTCAGTCCCACGCAAGATTACCGGCCTAATCTCCAGGGTGTAAATTGGAGAAAACTCTATGGAACCGATAAAGCTTTTTGATGTGGCATCACGGCAGGCCGAGTGGCTTTCCCTGCGCCAGGAAGTGATCGCCGGCAACATAGCCAATGCCAATACACCGAAATTCATGGCGAAGGACATCACGCCCTTCAATGCCATTCTGGACGTACGTCAGTTTGGTATGGCGCGGACCAATTCGAAGCATATGGCTGCGAGCGATCTGAATACCGATCTGGATGTCGATATCCGCGAGGCGCCTCTGAATGGCGAAATCGGCGTTCAGGTCTCGGGAAATTCGGTCGCGCTGGCCGATGAGATGACCAAGATGGGTGAGATCCAGCGGCAGCACTCGCTCAACACTAACCTCGTCAGTAGTTTTAATCGCATGATGCTGATGACTGTAAAGGGGTAAACCATGGATTCCGTCACCGCGACAGATCCTCTCACCTCGGCCCTGAAAATTGCCGGCAGCGGACTGGATGTACAGTCCACCCGGCTCAGGATCGTTTCGGAAAATATTGCCAACGCCCAGAGCACCGGCGACACGCCCGGCGCCAATCCCTACCGTCGCAAGACGATCACCTTCGGGTCCGAAATGGACCGCGCCACAGGCACGGAAATCGTCAAGGTCAAGAAGCTTGGCTTCGACAAGTCGAAGTTCACGGAAGAATACGATCCCAGCAATCCGGCTGCCGATGCCAAGGGCTACGTGAAAATGCCGAACGTGAACGTGCTGATCGAGATGGCCGACATGCGCGAAGCCAACCGCACCTATGAAGCCAATCTTCAGTCCGTCAAGCAGACACGTGACCTGATTACCTCGACCCTCGACCTGCTGAAGAGCTCACAATGATTGATTCCATTAGCAAAGTTGGCTCTCTCGTTCCATCGGGCATGACAGAGGACACCGACGCAACAAGCACGGCCTCGCTCGGCGGCACACATTCGCTCTTCAGCACGCAGACGGGCGTCACGGCGCAGAATGCGACACCGGGTACCGCAACGGGCATGAGCTTCAGCGATGTCGTCGGCGGCGTGATGAACGATGCGATGCAGAACCTGAAGACCGCTGAAAGCAACTCCCTCGACGGTATGCTCGGCAAGGTCAGCACCCGCGAAGTGGTCGATTCCGTCATGTCGGCGCAGAAATCCCTGCAAACGGCGATTGCGCTGCGCGACAAGCTGGTTTCGGCCTTCCTCGACATTACAAAAATGCAGATTTAACCTCAGGGATAGCAGCACATGAGAGCTCTCGCAATTGCCTCCACCGGCATGAATGCCCAGCAGACCAACCTCGAGGTCATTTCCAACAACATCGCCAATATCAATACGACCGGTTTCAAGAAGTCGCGTGCTGAGTTTTCGGACCTTCTCTATCAAACCGAAAAGGCTGTGGGCGTCGCAAACCGCGCCAACCAGTCGACGGTGCCGGAAGGTGCCAATATCGGTCTTGGTGTGCAGACGGCAGCTGTGCGGACGATGAACGAGCAGGGCGAGTTGTCGGAGACCTCAAACGAACTGGACGTTGCCATCGTTGGACGCGGTTACATCCAGGTGCAGAGCCCTGACGGTGCCACCACGTTCTACACTCGTGCCGGCTCCCTTAACAAGGATTCCGACGGCAACCTGGTGACGACCGAAGGCTATAAGATCATTCCAAACATCACCATCCCGACGGATGCGACCGAAGTGAAGATCAGCGAATCCGGTGAGGTCTCGGTTTTGCAGGGCGATTCCTCCACCTATACAACACTGGGTCAGCTGGAAACGTCGGCTTTCGTCAATCCGGCTGGTTTGAAGGCTATCGGCGACAATCTGTTCCAGGAAACGGCTTCCTCCGGCAATCCGATCAACGGCGTGCCCGGCGATGCGGGCTATGGCTATCTGAAACAGGGTTATCTGGAGTCCTCCAATGTCGACTCGGTTACCGAAATCACCAGTCTGATTTCGGCCCAGCGCGCCTACGAGATGAATTCCAAGGTCATCACCACCGCCGACGAAATGGCGCAGATCGTCAGCAAAAACCTAAAGTAAACATCAAAGGGGCAAACATGATGTTTCGCCATATGAAGAGAATGTTCAGGTTGACCGGGGTGGCCGTTACGGTCTTGGTGGCTTTCGCCGCCGCCCCGTCAGCGGCGCGGGATCGTTATGCGATCGTTCCGACGGACACCATCTATCCAGGCGAAGCGATTTCGTCCAACAAACTGGATCGGGTTCAGGTGACCAATCCCAATCTTGTCGGCGGTTTTGCCTCTGAGATGACGGATGTGGTCGGCATGCTCTCATCCAAGACGCTGCTGCCCGGCCGTACGATCCCGTTGGCGACGCTGAAACGCCCCTATGCGGTGATCCGCGGATCGCAGCTGCGGCTGATCTTCAATATCGGCAATCTCACCATTTCTGCGTCGGGCAGCCCGATGGACGATGCCAATATCGGCGATGTCATCCGCGTCCGAAATCTCGATTCCGGCCAGATCGTCAGCGGAACGGTCATGGGCGATGGCACTGTGCAGGTGATGGCAAAATGAGTATCCGGGTTCTGCTTTTCTCGATTTTCACAGGTTTGCTTCTGGCGGTTGCCGGTCCCGCGCTGGCACAGGGCTCCCGTATCAAGGATGTCGCCTCCCTCCAGGCCGGTCGTGATAACCAGTTGATCGGTTACGGTCTCGTCGTTGGCTTGCAAAGCACCGGCGACAGTCTTCGTTCATCGCCCTTCACCGACCAGTCCATGCGCGCCATGCTCCAGAACCTGGGGATTTCCACCCAGGGCGGTCAGTCCTCGGCCAAGAATGTTGCTGCCGTCATGGTGACCGCCACTCTTCCACCCTTCGGTAGTCCTGGCAGTCGTATCGATGCCACGGTCAGTTCATTGGGGGATGCCACATCGCTGCGCGGCGGTACGCTGATCATG
It encodes the following:
- the fliI gene encoding flagellar protein export ATPase FliI translates to MAAIAKRYATSDYSVAHGGHVRTIAAGHYTVTGLSRHLHLGDFVAHRSPTGIHLGEVVRVEPDLAYVCPIEPGEPIAIGDTVIRKGAFRVAAQDSWCGRTLNALGDPIDGLGPVMPGLVRRSIANTAPSSMGRKRVETGFRTGVKAVDIFSPLCLGQRLGIFAGSGVGKSTLLSMLAKADAFDKVVIALVGERGREVREFIEDTLGDNMAKTVAIVATSDESPMLRKMAPLTAITVAEHFRDQGDNVLFIADSITRFAHAIREVATAAGEPPIARGFPASVFTELPKLLERAGPGEEGTGTITAIISILVDGDNHNDPIADCTRGILDGHIVLDRSLAEEGRYPPINPLASISRLARKAWTPDQEKLVSRLKTLIHRFEETRDLRLIGGYRAGSDPDLDMAIKQVPILYEVLKQTPSDRAVVDAYADLAHALKAANNSGNSNARSRA
- a CDS encoding flagellar protein is translated as MQDQEHDPLDSDADEVVRPRAPRRSGASSVDRMLAAAGVVLACSAAMFPWYVFFNPDKFGIHVEPMDRTRDLPQVDARNVFSVSPIALVSREDREQKVPDNLDPLTTATASDIGRKDPDGEPVKIEQPFPGGGFRLLHVSNGRAMIEDASGMFMVKIGSVLPDNSRVATLEQRNGKWVIITSTGAIYENQ
- the flgB gene encoding flagellar basal body rod protein FlgB; this encodes MEPIKLFDVASRQAEWLSLRQEVIAGNIANANTPKFMAKDITPFNAILDVRQFGMARTNSKHMAASDLNTDLDVDIREAPLNGEIGVQVSGNSVALADEMTKMGEIQRQHSLNTNLVSSFNRMMLMTVKG
- the flgC gene encoding flagellar basal body rod protein FlgC; its protein translation is MDSVTATDPLTSALKIAGSGLDVQSTRLRIVSENIANAQSTGDTPGANPYRRKTITFGSEMDRATGTEIVKVKKLGFDKSKFTEEYDPSNPAADAKGYVKMPNVNVLIEMADMREANRTYEANLQSVKQTRDLITSTLDLLKSSQ
- a CDS encoding flagellar hook-basal body complex protein FliE; its protein translation is MIDSISKVGSLVPSGMTEDTDATSTASLGGTHSLFSTQTGVTAQNATPGTATGMSFSDVVGGVMNDAMQNLKTAESNSLDGMLGKVSTREVVDSVMSAQKSLQTAIALRDKLVSAFLDITKMQI
- the flgG gene encoding flagellar basal-body rod protein FlgG, with the protein product MRALAIASTGMNAQQTNLEVISNNIANINTTGFKKSRAEFSDLLYQTEKAVGVANRANQSTVPEGANIGLGVQTAAVRTMNEQGELSETSNELDVAIVGRGYIQVQSPDGATTFYTRAGSLNKDSDGNLVTTEGYKIIPNITIPTDATEVKISESGEVSVLQGDSSTYTTLGQLETSAFVNPAGLKAIGDNLFQETASSGNPINGVPGDAGYGYLKQGYLESSNVDSVTEITSLISAQRAYEMNSKVITTADEMAQIVSKNLK
- the flgA gene encoding flagellar basal body P-ring formation chaperone FlgA; its protein translation is MMFRHMKRMFRLTGVAVTVLVAFAAAPSAARDRYAIVPTDTIYPGEAISSNKLDRVQVTNPNLVGGFASEMTDVVGMLSSKTLLPGRTIPLATLKRPYAVIRGSQLRLIFNIGNLTISASGSPMDDANIGDVIRVRNLDSGQIVSGTVMGDGTVQVMAK